The sequence TTGAAACCCTGCATGCGCTTGTAGCGCGCCACGGCATCACCAAGGCAGTAGTTGCGCACATGGCCCATGTGCAGATTGCCGGAGGGGTAAGGGAACATCACCAGACAGTAGTAGCTCTCACGCGTATCTGCCGGATCATCGGAGGCACTGTCGATATCAGCATCGATCCACCTCTGCTGCCATTTTGCTTCAATACCCTCTGCTTCGTAACGCTCTGACACCTGCAACAACTCCCGAAAAACTCTTCTGATCTATGTAAAATGAAATGCGGATGATGATGGTATCGCCCCATAATGAAAAGAGGCAGTCCCATCGGAACTGCCTCTTTAAATCACAAACAGGAAGCAAACGTCATTTTTAGTCGGCAACAGCCTCTTTAAGCTTTTTCATGGCCCGCGCTTCAAGCTGGCGCACCCGCTCAATGGAAACACCAAACTCCTCGGAGAGATCTTTCAGTGTAGCAGGATCTTCAGCGATATGACGACGCTCGACTATCAGGCGATCACGATCGGAAAGTTGGTCCATTGCAGAGTAGAGCGCTGTTTTCCGGTGATCCTCCCAGTTGGACTGGGTGACAATCTCTTCAGGCGTAGCGCAATTGGAAGGTAGCGAATGAACCAGCGCATCGCCCTCCTCAAATTCGGCATCGAGTGAGACATCGCGCTGCAAAAATGCGTTGGCGGCCTCCTGATACTCGGCCCCGTTGAGTCCGAAATCAGCACCCACCTCATCAGCCTTGCTGCCATCAAGTGCGGCAATCGCGTTCTTGGCCTTCTGCAGCCCTGCAAATATGCGACGCTGCAGCTTGTTGGTGCCAAGCTTCACAATACTCCATGAACGCAGAATATAATCGTGAATAGAGGCGCGCACCCACCATGATGCATAGGTCATCAGGCGGAAGCCTTTGTCAGGATCGAAGCGTTTTACCGCATGCATCAGACCCAGCGTACCCTCCTGAATCAGGTCCATCTCAGGCAGGCCGAAGTGACGGTATTCGCGCGCAATCGCGGCCACACCACCCACATTTGCAACCACCAACTGACGTGCAGCCTCACGATCCCCGTTCTCATGCCACATCCGGGCCAAACGGTTCTCCTCCTCACGATCAAGACGCTCCACTTTACGCACATCACGGGAAAAAAGAGCCAGACTTGTCAACTCACCTGTTGCTGCTACCACCTGAAAACGACCTCCAAATCGGTTTATTGTCACCCAAACTTCTTTAGCACTCAGAATGCAAGAGTGCCAATTTAATAATTAAGACAGGGTTAAGCAAGCCTACTGCCAATTTAACCAAGCCAGCAACTCTGCTTCACCGGCTATCTCAATGCCCAGCTCGCGCGCCTTGGTGAGCTTGGAGCCCGCTTTCTCCCCGGCAATCACCAGGTCTGTTTTTGCCGAGACCGAGCCGGTTGGCTTGGCCCCAAACAAACGTAACTTTTCTTGCGCCACACGCCTGTTCACGGCCTCAAAGCTTCCGGTCAGCACCACGGTTTTTCCCGCCAGCGGGTGGCCGGTCGCAGCTACCTGTGCGGCTGGAGGCTCTACACCTGCACGCAACAGTCTGTGTATCACATCACGATTGTGCTGCTCCCCAAAAAAGCTGCAGATACTGGCCGCCACCTCAGGGCCAATATCAGGCACGGCCAGAAGCGACTCCTGATCTGCTGCCATCACTGCATCAAGATTGCCAAAGTGTGAAGCCAGTGAGGCCCCGGTTGCGGAGCCTACATGGCGAATGCCAAGGGCATGAAGGAACCGGGCCAGCGGACGCTGCTTGCTCACTTCAAGGGCTGCCTGAAGGTTGGTGATCTTCTTCTCACCCACCCCCTGCCAGCCGGCAAGCTGTGCATAATCAAGTTCATAGACATCGGCGATACTTTTCAGCATCCCCTCATCAACGAGGCGGGCCACCAGCTTATCGCCCATGCCTTCGATATCCATCGCACCGCGAGAAACAAAATGACGAAGGCGCTCCTTAAGCTGGGCAGAACAGGAGAGGCCACCACTGCAGCGAATCGCCACCTCACCTTCGATCCTGAACACGGAGGCTCCGCAGACCGGGCATTCATCTGGAATGACTGGCTTCCGCGCAGAATCATCGACATTCAGGGTGCGTACCACCTCGGGAATCACATCACCCGCCCGGCGCACAACAACGGTAGCGCCGGTATAGACCTGCTTCCTTTGCAATTCATCAATATTGTGCAGTGTGGCACGCGAAACCACGACGCCACCGACCGCCACAGGCTCCATATCAGCCACAGGCGTAATCACGCCGGTGCGCCCCACCTGCCAGATAATATCGCGCACGCTTGTCGTCACCTCTTCGGCGGGGAACTTATGCGCAATAGCCCAGCGAGGCGAACGGGCAACGGCCCCTAACCGCTCCTGCAGTTCGTAGCTGTCCAACTTGTAAACAATACCATCGATCTCATAGGCCAGATTCGGGCGCTGCTCCAGTAGGCGGTGATAACCCTCCAGTAGCTCCGCCACACTGCTTGCCATTTCCGTCTGCTGGGCGGCAAAGCCAAAGCCCTGCAACAGTATAAGCAACTCAGACTGACTGGAAGCCAGGGCCCTGCCGCCAAGACCAACACCATAAGCAAAAAATCCAAGTTTTCTCTGGGCGGTTACACGTGCATCAAGCTGCCTGAGTGAACCCGCGGCAGCATTACGCGGATTGGCAAAAGGAGGTTGCCCTTCGGCATCACGCTGCTCATTGAGCGCAGCAAAGGATCGCCTGGACATGTAAACCTCACCGCGCACCTCCAGAACGGGTGGAAGTGTGAGATCACCGTTTGTTTTCAGGTGCCAGGGAATACCGGCAATGGTGCGGACATTGTCAGTCACATCCTCACCACTGATGCCATCACCGCGGGTCGCAGCAACAACTAACACCCCCTGTTCGTAACGAAGGTTTACAGCCAGCCCGTCAATTTTCGGCTCGGAAATAAAAGAGAGTTCAACATCGCCGAGCCCCTCGGCTGCGCGGTGCACAAAGGCCTCCACCTCCTCCTCATCAAAGGCGTTGGCCAATGAAAGAAGCGGCTCGCCATGCACACGCGAGGTGAATGTTGCTGAGGGAGGGGCACCCACAATGCGGGTTGGTGAATCATCCGGCACCGGCTCGCCAAGCTCTGACTCAAGGGAGTCAAGTTCACGTAGCAGCAGGTCGTACTCGGCATCTGTGATCTGCGGTGCATCGAGTGTGTAGTAGCGGTAGTTATGACCCCGGATTTCGTTGCGAAGGAGTGTAATACGCTGACGCAAATCTTCTGAATCAGCTGTTGTTTTCGAGCTCTCCACTAACACTCCCGTACGCCTTGGTTGCCGGCTCAGCCAGCATCCCTTCAATGGTTTTCATCAGTGGCTCCGACATCCAGTCCACCGCACCCAGCAGATGGTAGCGAACCTTACCCTGTTTATCGATCAGAAACGATTCGGGGTAGCGGAAGACGCCATACCCTTGTGACACCAGGCTATCGGCATCGTGCAACACCTGAAATGGCATCTGCTGTTCACGCACAAAACTACTCAGGTGATCACGGTTCTGATCCACCGACACGGCAACCACCTTCAGCCCCTGAGCAGCAAACTTCTCATGCAGTTCCACCATCGAAGGTATCTCTTTGCGGCACGGAGGACACCATGTGGCCCAGAAGTTGAGCAGTACAACCTCACCCTCAGGAAGAGTCTGCATAGCCCCTTGAAGATCGGGCAGCTTAAAGCCCGCTCCAGCCTCGCTGATACGAACCGCCGCAGGCGCCTGCGGCAGGCCGAGCCATACGGTCGTACCGATCAAGCCCATAATCAACAACACCAGCAACCAACGCGATTTCATAATAAACACCTCAGAACATCCATGTATCAGACTGCCTCACATATTCCGGCCAGAGCAGATTTCAGCTCATCTTCACTGACCCGGTGCTTGAAAATCACCTTGCCAGCCAGCATCAGCACCGGCACATCCAGACCGAAACGGACAAGCAGTGTCTTGTCACGATCGACATCTACAGGCTCCCAACTGCAGAGCCCCGCCGCCACGGCTGCATCAAGCACAACCTTGGCATCATCGCAGAGACAGCACTCTCTCCGGGTCATCAACTGGATATGAGGCAAACTCATGGCTTAAAATCAATCACTCTTTTTCGGCAGTTTCACCAGTGCAAAGACCTGATCTCCACTGCGATCCATCATCACACGCAGCACATCGCCATGTTTAAACTGACCGATCAATTTGGAGAAGCCGGCCATGTCGGAAACATCCTTGCCGTTGATGCGATAGATCACATCACCACGCTGAATGCCGGCATTAGCCGCAGGCATCCCCTGCTGCACCTGCTGCACGACAACACCTGTCTTTACACGGGTACGCAGGCGCGCAGCCAGATCGGGCGAGAGATTCTCTGCTATCACACCCAAGCGAACCTTGGACTTGTCAACTTGCTGAGCACCGTTATGCGCCACCTGCTCATCCGGCATCGCTTCAACGGTGACAGTCAGGCTCTTGTTCTTGCCGTCGCGAACAATATCGAGTTTCACCTTGTCACCCGGTGTATGGCGGGCCACGCGGATAGGAAGATCGTGAGCCTTATGAATCGTCTCGCCATCAATCGCAACAATCACATCACCGGCACGGATGCCTGCCTTATCAGCAGCCGAGCCTGCTTCAACCTGCGGCACAAGTGCACCTTCGCGACTCTTCAGTCCAAGTGCATTCATGGTCTCTTTGTCCACATCGGTGATATGCACCCCGAGACGGGCACGCGTAACATGGCCCTTCTCACGCAGCTCATCAAGAATCGGGCGGGCCAGGTTAATCGGAATTGCAAAACCGATACCGTTATTGCCACCGCTGCGCGAGTAGATGGCAGTATTGATGCCGACCACTTCGCCTTTGATATTAAACAGCGGACCACCTGAATTTCCGGGGTTGATCGCCGCATCGGTCTGAATGAAATCATCATATGGGCCAGAACCGATCACGCGGCCCTTGGCTGAAACAATGCCTGCTGTCACAGTCTGAGAAAGGCCAAATGGGTTGCCAATCGCCACCACCCAGTCGCCAACCCTTAGTCCATCGGAGTTGCCGATTTTCACGGTCTTGAGCTTCTTGCCTTTCACCTTCAAAAGCGCCACATCCAGCTTTGGATCAGTGCCGATAACCTTGGCCTGCAGCTCGGTACCGTCGCGCATCTTGACGACAACCTCATCCGCGCCATCAACAACATGATTATTGGTCACCACATAACCGTCGGCTGAAATGACAAAACCTGTGCCCAGAGAGTGTTTCTCCTGCTGTTGCTGCGGCATATTGCGGAAGAAGTCGTTAAAACCTTCAAAAGGAGAGCCTTGCGGAAATCCGAATCCCGGGGGCAACCCCTGCGGCCCCTGCTTGATATGTTGAGTGGTGCTGATGTTTACAACTGCATCTGCCTGCTCAGCCGCAAGATCGGCAAAACTTTCTGGCATCGCCTGTGCGGGAAGCGCCCATGTAATGGCTATGATTAACATCGGAATCAGTGGTTTGAAATAGTGCAAGCTTGTACTCCTTTGAAAATAGTCAGGGCGCTTTTTAAGCCCCCTAGATGAATAAAAGATGAAATTTAACCCCTGGTCATTCGGAAGCTGAAATCGGCTTGATCGGAATAAGGCATTTTCCGTGGCTGACGATGCGTAGCATGCGAACATCCAGGGCCTCTTCCATACCGCTCTTGCGGCTTAGCAGTAACAGGTAAGTGGCCGGCACGGATAACAGCGCGGCCAGGGCCGCCAGCAGTTCAGGCGCAGGCCACGCCATTGCGGCCGCAAGCCATGCAACTGAAGCGCCTGTTACTACAAAAACAAACATCGGAAGCGCATAAATGCGAAATGCCACCTTAAGCAGGAGACCGTCCGGAACCTCAAGCAATACCTCATCCCCGACCTTCGCCCCGATTGTGTTTTTCACAGAGAGCTCGACCAGGCGTTCGCGCCATGAACCCATGGTTGAACATGAGGCTTTACCGGCACAATCACCACAGGCGGATGCGCGCCGACCACTTACTCTCGCCTGCTCACCATCGGCTTCAATCACTGTAACCTGCTGCTCCAATAGAACTCCTGTTTTGGCGCTTTCGCGCCTATGGCCAAACATGGCGAATGCGCATCTTATACCAATCCGTTCATTGATAGCCATCCCCTGCTGGATGAATTCTTTACCCCTGACACTAAATCCAGAGTAGTGTTGCCCTCCATGAGCAGCAGCAAAAAACGCCTGAAGGCGGACTACTTGATCATCGGCAGCGGAGCCGCCGGGCTGCTGGCGGCACGTCGCCTTGCCGAGCATGGTAGCGTGATTATCGTCAACAAGGACAGCTTCCAGGACTCCAGCACGTGGTATGCTCAGGGTGGCATTGCCGGTGTTCTCTCCGACAGCGACTCAGTGGCATCGCATGTGCAGGACACATTGGCTGCTGGCGGTGGCCTATGCCACCCCGAGGTCGTGCAGACCGTCGTTGAACGGGGCCGTGCAATCATCGATGACCTGATCGCCATCGGCACCCGTTTCGACCAGACCAATGGAGAACTGCACCTGACGCAGGAGGGTGGGCACAGCAGCCGCCGCATCGCTCATGCCCAGGATGCAACCGGCCGCGCAATCGGAGAGGCGCTGCTCTCTAAGGTCGCGCCGCATCCGAACATCCGCAGGCTTGAACAGCATACGGCAATCGACCTGATCACAACACTGCGCATCGGCCACGGCACCATAAACCGCTGTCTTGGCGCCTATGTTCTGGCTCCAGAAGGCCATGTTCTGACCATTGAGGCAGGCCACACAATTCTGGCCACAGGTGGCGCTGGCAAGGTCTACCTCTACACCTCCAATCCGCATGCAGCCTCCGGCGATGGTATCGCCATGGCCTGGCGAGCCGGGGCACCAGTTATGAATCTTGAATTCATCCAGTTTCACCCCACCTGTCTGTTTCACCGTCAGGGCTCGAATATGCTGCTCTCCGAGGCACTACGCGGTGAAGGGGCGCACCTTGTCGACAGCCAGGGGAGACGCTTTATGTTCGATTACGATGAGCGCGGCGAAATGGCGCCGCGTGATGTCGTGGCCCGTGCTATTGACTATGAGATTAAGAAACAGGGTGCCGACTGCATGTACCTGGATGCCCGGCCGATAGGACGCAGCCAGCTCTTGGATCACTTCCCCAATATTCACGAGCGCCTGCTGGAGCTGGGCCTTGATATCACTTCACAGCCTATTCCGATTGTTCCGGCAGCTCACTATATCTGTGGCGGCATCAAAGCTGAGGTTAACGGCAGAACGGAGATCAATGCCCTCTATGCCATTGGAGAAACAGCCTGCACGGGGCTGCACGGGGCCAACCGGTTAGCCAGCAATTCACTACTGGAGTGCCTGGTGATGGCCGATTGCTGTGCCACTGACATCATCAACTCCGAGGTTCCACCGCCACCACCGATCCCGACATGGGACGATTCCGGCATCGTACCTGAGACCGAACGCATCCAGATCAAACAGAACTGGGATGAGATTCGCGCCATGATGTCGCACTATGTTGGCATTGTTCGCTCGGATGAGCGGTTGCGCCGGGCCAAACGGCGACTGCACGTTATTCGCGAGGAGATCGCCAGCTACTACTGGAAACATCCGGTCAATCAGGACCTGCTGGAGCTGCGTAACCTTGAACTGATCGCCGAGCTGATCATCACCAGTGCCCAGCAACGACTCGAATCGCGCGGCCTTCACTACTCAACCGATCACACCAAAACCGATGCTGTCGGGAAAGATACAATCCTGTGGCCGAATACCCTGTAAAAGAATCATCTCTGCTGGCCCGGATTCATGGCCGCGTACAGGGGGTCAGCTTCCGCTACTACACCCAGAGCCAAGCTGTTCGCTTAGGACTCAGAGGCTGGGTGCGCAATATGCCGGACGGAAGTGTTGAGGCCTGTTTCGCAGGCAATGAGGCCCAGATAACCATGATGAAGCAGTGGCTGCAACAGGGGCCGAGCTATGCCAGTGTTGAGCATGTGGAGTTTTCACCCACCACACTGCCGGAGAGGTGTAGCGGCTTCTCTATTCGATACTGACAGGAAACAGGGGTTCGTAATGCCATTTACTGCCAAACAGAATTTTGAGCATGAACAGGAAACCTGCACAGGCATCCTGCTGACCAATCTTGGTACACCCGATGCACCGACCAAAGCCGCAGTGCGCACCTACCTGAAGGAGTTCCTCTGGGATCCACGCGTCGTCGAGCAACCGCGCTGGTTATGGTGGCTGATCCTCAACGGCATCATCCTCAACACCCGCCCGGCCAGGTCAGCAGCACTTTATGCCAAGGTGTGGAGCGATGAGGGCTCGCCGCTGCTGGCTACCGGCAAGCGCCAGCGTGAAAAGCTGGAGAGCGCACTGCAGGAGCAGATCGAACAGCCTGTGCATGTAGAACTGGCCATGCGATACGGCAACCCATCGATCCGAAAGGGTCTTGAGGCTTTGCGTGAGAAGAACTGCACCCGTTTCATAGTACTGCCGCTCTACCCTCAATACTCTGCGACCACCTCCGGCTCCACCTTTGATGCGGTTGCTGATGTGCTGAAAAGCTGGCGTCGCGTACCGCAACTGCAATTTATCGGGGCCTACCACGACGCCCCTGCCTATATCGAGGCGCTGGCAGAGAGTGTTCGCAACCACTGGCAACAACATGGTCAGGCAGAGCGACTGCTCCTCTCCTACCACGGCATTCCCGAATCCTACTTCAACAACGGTGACCCCTACCCCTGCCACTGCCGCAAGACCACCCGACTGCTGCGGGAAGCACTGGGACTGGATGAAACCCGGTTGCAGATGTCGTTCCAGTCCCGCTTCGGAAAAGAGCCATGGGTTCAGCCCTATACAGATGAAACACTGGAGACGTGGGGCAGAGAAGGGGTTGAGAGCGTGGATGTGATCTGCCCCGGCTTCCCCGCCGACTGCCTAGAGACCATTGAGGAGATCGGCATGGAAAACCGCGATATTTTCCTCGAGGCTGGCGGCAAAACCTATCGCTATATCCCGGCACTAAACGACAGCGAGCCCCATATACGGGCTCTGACACAGGTGGTTCTGGAGCACCTCTAAAACTCAAATCAACTCATTCCAATGTTGCTGAATTGTCATTCAGGCCACCCATGTCCTTCACTCTTCGGGCGCAACACGTGCAAGCCACAAGGCTGCTATCGCGTAGCCGGACTGCCACTGCTTACTCCTGATGATTTGTCCCCTGCGGGGAATCATACACGGCCCGAAAACAATCACCCTGCAAATTCCGCTTGAGTCGGGCTTTCGGCTGCGTATGATTCGCCGCGTTAAGTATTAGCCGGCATAGCTCAGCTGGTAGAGCAGCTGATTTGTAATCAGCAGGCCACGGGTTCGACTCCTGTTGCCGGCTCCAGTTCAATAACATTGCACAAACAAAGAAGGGGGAGCCATTCGGCTCCCCTTTTTCGTACTCCTCCGAAAACCCCTCCTTACAACCAATCGCAGATCGAGTTGCCCATAGCTATATCCAGGTGGCAGGCGTACTGTGTATTCGATTAATCAGGAGCGCACAATATGGGCAAAGAACAGAAGAGCGGCAGAGAAGGCAAAAAGGAAGCGTCGAAGACACCAAAGGAAAAGAAGGCTGCCAAAGCTGCAAAGAAGGCTGCATCGAAAAGCGTCTTAGCATCCAACTGAATATCGCAGAACTTATAAAAAAGGGGAGCCAATCGGCTCCCCTTTTTTCATCTGCACTGGCAACTTGCCAGCTTAAAGCTCTATGCTTTCTCTTCAATCCAGCCCTGCAACGCTTCGATGATCTGCTTGGCCTGTTTGGCGTTGGTGATGTTGAATTTCGAGCGCGGAGTATATTCACCGTTACGCTTCTGGAAGCGGCGAATGGTGAACTTGTCCTCACCGTAGGCTTCGTTTGCACTTTCCCAGTTCACATACCGGAACATGATGGTGGTCCATGCACCTTTACTGAGGATCACCTTGTCCAGCTGCTTGGTGGTCAGGATACCGCCTTCTTCGTAATCAATGCTTAAATCGTCAGGTGTCATAAGGTCCTCTTGGTTGAAATGAGCTCATAAAAAAGGCGCAGCCTATCGGCTCACCCCTTTTTTGCACTACCTCCCGCCATCGCCAGCCTCAGCTTAACACTCTTCCGGCCTTAATGAGTAAAGACCGGCTCAAGCCCATATGTGGGTTTCCTGCGTGAGGTCATCGACAATCATCTGCTGTTTGTACTGACCGATGGCTGCCAGCATCTGCCTGTGTTCCCGCTGCGATGCAGACCGGGCCACCTCAGCGACAGCCTGCGCTACAGGTGCAGCTCTTGTTTCCTGAACATTGGTCAATTCCGGCACACTCAAAGCTGCATCAACCTTCCGGAGATCTGGTGACTGGATTCCAACCGGGTGCATCAAAGCAACGGAGGGCGAATTTACGGTAGCCGCCTGAGTCCCAGACCCAGAGTTCGCTTCAGTTGCCGATTGCGCAAGTTCGAGTACATGGTCGCCGACATCCTTGCCTGTCGTGCGGCTAGAAAAAACATTGGCCACTGCCGATGCCAGACCGGAAATCCAGCTGCCAAGCACACCGCCGAAGATGGCTCCACCAACCATTCTCGGACCATCACCTATCTCATCACCGGTCAACTTGCGGTAAATTGTCGAGACCACCGGCAGATGTTGTAGCGGATTGATCATATCGATGAAGTCGCGAAAGCTGAACTTGTCTGACTCCCATAGCCCGGAGGGCTTGTCGCTCTCTTTTGGTGGAGCAAGCTGCTGCACAGGCACTGATTTTGGCAGCACCTGCTTACCCTTTAAGGGCGTGGACGCCACTGGTGGCGCGAAGGCGATACTCGACACAGCTTGCATACAGAGACCAAAGCAAGCTGAAGGCCAGTGTCAATATCCTTTTATTTCAACAGGTTATCACACTGGAGGTTTAGCCTTCCGGAAAAAAACTCCCCTTCACCGGCAAATATCACTTCTTACATATTGATTCTGAAGTGAAGTTATAAGAGGGGCTAGCCCAGAGTTATTATGACCAAAACATTGCCTTGAGGAACCAAGGACGCCGCTTGACACGAAACAACTCCGTCATAACATGGCGCACCCTTGCCGGGGTGGTGAAATTGGTAGACACGCAGCGTTGAGGTCGCTGTGGAGTAAAATCCATGCTGGTTCGAGTCCAGTCCCCGGTACCATTAATAAAACCCGTAGCCTTTATGGCTGCGGGTTTTTTCTTTTCCACACACACGTATGGATATTTTTTTGCACTACTGATATCAGAGAAAAAAGGCTGCTAAACTGTTTGGATAGAATTACATGCTATCCAAACAGTCAGCATATTAGTTATTGTCGGCTTGCAGTAGCTCTCTTCCAGTCACTATATGGGAAAAGGAAGAGCTGTATCCGGAGGATACACCCATCATCTAAGCCCTACATGGATGCGACGGATTCACTACAGTACACTTTGCAAACCCTCAAGGAGAAGCCAATGCTTAAAGTAAAAAGAAATATGATGTTGATGCTGATGTCGCTGGCCATGCCGCTGGGAGTTCATGCAGGAGAGATCAGCACTGATGTGATTTATCCGAAAGAGTCTGCTGCAATCGCCACTGGTTCAGGCGAAGTCGCCCTCTGGGTCGAGGATGCCAGAAAGAGCAAACTGTTCGGCCGTGCAGTTGACGGTGAATATCTTGTGCCGGCTTCCGATGTTGCTGCATCCCTGTATGCCCATATGGTCACGAGCCTGAAAGCTGCCGGTTATCAGCTGGTTCCCTACAGCGCAGAGATCGCCAACGGCATGCTGGTGCGTATCCAGTCGATTGAATACACCGCCACTCGGGAAATGATCAAAAGCACTGTGGCGGCAAAAGTCGTGCTCGAATCAAAAATGAATCATTCCACCACGACCCACTCCTATCGCGCCGCGGTTGAAGATCAGTTTGCCCTGAGTCCGTCTTCAAAAGAAAATGGTGAGACTATCGGTCTTGCTCTTGCTACCGCTGCAAGCTCCTTACTCGCCGACTTTAAACTGTCTGATTCAGCCCACTAACCTCAGTTAGAGTAACCTCTCTCCGACATCGCCATCGGAGAGAGGTCGAGTGCCAGCTTAGACCGAAGGGTAAAGCTCATGAGCGACAAACCCGGGAACCATTAGAAATGAGATGATCTTAATCGGTTAACGAGCGGCCGAGCGGCCTCCTTCCGGCAATCACTTCAACAAACTCGAGAGAGACAGGAGCCCTTTGAGCAGGCCACAAATTAGTGGGGCACATAGCCGAATAGCGAAATGTGTTCAGATTGCTGTTTGAGGCAAAGCAAAAGGAGCCGCGATTGCTCGCGACCCCTCTGCTCATTGTAGCAGACGATGCTGCCTAGTTACTTACTAATTGGCCGGAATTGGCGGTGCAACCAGCACGATATCAATACGCCTGTTCTGACTGCGAGCCTCGGCTTTTTCGTTGTTAGCGATTGGACGCTCTTCACCGAAGCCCACTGAAGTAATGGTGCGGTTATTTTCAGCAAAGCGGGCATCGAGGTACTCTTTCACAGTCACGGCACGACGCTCGGACAGGGCCTGATTGTAATCATCATTAC comes from Mariprofundus aestuarium and encodes:
- a CDS encoding DegQ family serine endoprotease; its protein translation is MHYFKPLIPMLIIAITWALPAQAMPESFADLAAEQADAVVNISTTQHIKQGPQGLPPGFGFPQGSPFEGFNDFFRNMPQQQQEKHSLGTGFVISADGYVVTNNHVVDGADEVVVKMRDGTELQAKVIGTDPKLDVALLKVKGKKLKTVKIGNSDGLRVGDWVVAIGNPFGLSQTVTAGIVSAKGRVIGSGPYDDFIQTDAAINPGNSGGPLFNIKGEVVGINTAIYSRSGGNNGIGFAIPINLARPILDELREKGHVTRARLGVHITDVDKETMNALGLKSREGALVPQVEAGSAADKAGIRAGDVIVAIDGETIHKAHDLPIRVARHTPGDKVKLDIVRDGKNKSLTVTVEAMPDEQVAHNGAQQVDKSKVRLGVIAENLSPDLAARLRTRVKTGVVVQQVQQGMPAANAGIQRGDVIYRINGKDVSDMAGFSKLIGQFKHGDVLRVMMDRSGDQVFALVKLPKKSD
- a CDS encoding peroxiredoxin family protein — encoded protein: MKSRWLLVLLIMGLIGTTVWLGLPQAPAAVRISEAGAGFKLPDLQGAMQTLPEGEVVLLNFWATWCPPCRKEIPSMVELHEKFAAQGLKVVAVSVDQNRDHLSSFVREQQMPFQVLHDADSLVSQGYGVFRYPESFLIDKQGKVRYHLLGAVDWMSEPLMKTIEGMLAEPATKAYGSVSGELENNS
- the nadB gene encoding L-aspartate oxidase → MSSSKKRLKADYLIIGSGAAGLLAARRLAEHGSVIIVNKDSFQDSSTWYAQGGIAGVLSDSDSVASHVQDTLAAGGGLCHPEVVQTVVERGRAIIDDLIAIGTRFDQTNGELHLTQEGGHSSRRIAHAQDATGRAIGEALLSKVAPHPNIRRLEQHTAIDLITTLRIGHGTINRCLGAYVLAPEGHVLTIEAGHTILATGGAGKVYLYTSNPHAASGDGIAMAWRAGAPVMNLEFIQFHPTCLFHRQGSNMLLSEALRGEGAHLVDSQGRRFMFDYDERGEMAPRDVVARAIDYEIKKQGADCMYLDARPIGRSQLLDHFPNIHERLLELGLDITSQPIPIVPAAHYICGGIKAEVNGRTEINALYAIGETACTGLHGANRLASNSLLECLVMADCCATDIINSEVPPPPPIPTWDDSGIVPETERIQIKQNWDEIRAMMSHYVGIVRSDERLRRAKRRLHVIREEIASYYWKHPVNQDLLELRNLELIAELIITSAQQRLESRGLHYSTDHTKTDAVGKDTILWPNTL
- a CDS encoding glutaredoxin family protein; this encodes MSLPHIQLMTRRECCLCDDAKVVLDAAVAAGLCSWEPVDVDRDKTLLVRFGLDVPVLMLAGKVIFKHRVSEDELKSALAGICEAV
- a CDS encoding RNA polymerase factor sigma-32; protein product: MVAATGELTSLALFSRDVRKVERLDREEENRLARMWHENGDREAARQLVVANVGGVAAIAREYRHFGLPEMDLIQEGTLGLMHAVKRFDPDKGFRLMTYASWWVRASIHDYILRSWSIVKLGTNKLQRRIFAGLQKAKNAIAALDGSKADEVGADFGLNGAEYQEAANAFLQRDVSLDAEFEEGDALVHSLPSNCATPEEIVTQSNWEDHRKTALYSAMDQLSDRDRLIVERRHIAEDPATLKDLSEEFGVSIERVRQLEARAMKKLKEAVAD
- the hemH gene encoding ferrochelatase; this encodes MPFTAKQNFEHEQETCTGILLTNLGTPDAPTKAAVRTYLKEFLWDPRVVEQPRWLWWLILNGIILNTRPARSAALYAKVWSDEGSPLLATGKRQREKLESALQEQIEQPVHVELAMRYGNPSIRKGLEALREKNCTRFIVLPLYPQYSATTSGSTFDAVADVLKSWRRVPQLQFIGAYHDAPAYIEALAESVRNHWQQHGQAERLLLSYHGIPESYFNNGDPYPCHCRKTTRLLREALGLDETRLQMSFQSRFGKEPWVQPYTDETLETWGREGVESVDVICPGFPADCLETIEEIGMENRDIFLEAGGKTYRYIPALNDSEPHIRALTQVVLEHL
- a CDS encoding acylphosphatase translates to MAEYPVKESSLLARIHGRVQGVSFRYYTQSQAVRLGLRGWVRNMPDGSVEACFAGNEAQITMMKQWLQQGPSYASVEHVEFSPTTLPERCSGFSIRY
- the ligA gene encoding NAD-dependent DNA ligase LigA; this encodes MESSKTTADSEDLRQRITLLRNEIRGHNYRYYTLDAPQITDAEYDLLLRELDSLESELGEPVPDDSPTRIVGAPPSATFTSRVHGEPLLSLANAFDEEEVEAFVHRAAEGLGDVELSFISEPKIDGLAVNLRYEQGVLVVAATRGDGISGEDVTDNVRTIAGIPWHLKTNGDLTLPPVLEVRGEVYMSRRSFAALNEQRDAEGQPPFANPRNAAAGSLRQLDARVTAQRKLGFFAYGVGLGGRALASSQSELLILLQGFGFAAQQTEMASSVAELLEGYHRLLEQRPNLAYEIDGIVYKLDSYELQERLGAVARSPRWAIAHKFPAEEVTTSVRDIIWQVGRTGVITPVADMEPVAVGGVVVSRATLHNIDELQRKQVYTGATVVVRRAGDVIPEVVRTLNVDDSARKPVIPDECPVCGASVFRIEGEVAIRCSGGLSCSAQLKERLRHFVSRGAMDIEGMGDKLVARLVDEGMLKSIADVYELDYAQLAGWQGVGEKKITNLQAALEVSKQRPLARFLHALGIRHVGSATGASLASHFGNLDAVMAADQESLLAVPDIGPEVAASICSFFGEQHNRDVIHRLLRAGVEPPAAQVAATGHPLAGKTVVLTGSFEAVNRRVAQEKLRLFGAKPTGSVSAKTDLVIAGEKAGSKLTKARELGIEIAGEAELLAWLNWQ
- a CDS encoding SoxR reducing system RseC family protein; amino-acid sequence: MEQQVTVIEADGEQARVSGRRASACGDCAGKASCSTMGSWRERLVELSVKNTIGAKVGDEVLLEVPDGLLLKVAFRIYALPMFVFVVTGASVAWLAAAMAWPAPELLAALAALLSVPATYLLLLSRKSGMEEALDVRMLRIVSHGKCLIPIKPISASE